The following are encoded together in the Bacteroidales bacterium MB20-C3-3 genome:
- a CDS encoding molybdenum cofactor synthesis domain-containing protein, which yields MELEIISVNISVKKGEIKLPVDNIQLTPEGIPGDAHAGKWHRQVSLLGAESFEKFSAITGREFKWGEFAENITTKGMVLNEMMPGDQLMNDTILMEVTQIGKKCHGDGCAIFRDTGACIMPKEGIFARVLKCGEMRAGDKLTYKKKTWRAGVITLSDRAFEGEYKDLSGPLAEELMGKWFSETKRSLSCDYKLLPDNPQMLETEIRRMVSEGHEIIITTGGTGIGPRDFTPDVVKPLLDKEIPGIMDYIRLKYGAEKPNALLSRSIAGVSGKSLIFVLPGSVKAVKEYMSEILPMLNHLFAMMSGIDSH from the coding sequence ATGGAACTTGAAATAATATCGGTAAATATTTCTGTAAAAAAGGGAGAGATCAAACTCCCCGTTGATAATATCCAACTTACCCCCGAGGGGATTCCCGGAGATGCCCACGCCGGCAAGTGGCACAGACAGGTGAGTCTGCTTGGAGCGGAGAGCTTTGAGAAGTTTTCGGCCATAACAGGCAGGGAGTTTAAATGGGGAGAGTTTGCCGAGAACATCACTACAAAAGGGATGGTTCTTAACGAGATGATGCCCGGAGACCAGCTTATGAACGACACAATCCTGATGGAGGTTACTCAGATAGGAAAAAAGTGCCACGGTGATGGTTGCGCAATCTTTCGCGACACCGGAGCCTGCATTATGCCCAAAGAGGGGATATTTGCAAGGGTTCTTAAATGTGGCGAGATGAGGGCAGGAGACAAACTTACTTATAAGAAGAAGACCTGGAGGGCAGGAGTCATAACCCTCAGCGACAGAGCATTCGAGGGAGAATACAAAGACCTAAGCGGCCCTCTTGCAGAGGAGTTAATGGGCAAATGGTTCAGTGAAACAAAACGGAGCCTCTCCTGCGACTATAAACTTCTTCCTGATAATCCGCAGATGCTTGAAACCGAAATCAGGCGAATGGTTTCAGAGGGACACGAGATAATTATCACCACCGGCGGAACAGGAATCGGCCCGAGAGACTTTACCCCTGATGTTGTAAAGCCGCTACTGGACAAGGAGATTCCCGGAATTATGGACTATATAAGATTAAAATACGGAGCTGAAAAACCTAATGCACTTCTGAGCAGAAGTATTGCAGGCGTTTCCGGCAAATCCCTAATATTTGTCCTGCCCGGCAGCGTTAAGGCAGTTAAGGAGTATATGTCAGAGATTCTACCTATGCTCAACCACCTTTTTGCGATGATGAGCGGGATTGATTCGCACTAG
- a CDS encoding efflux RND transporter permease subunit has translation MSISSTTINRPVLATVLSLLIVIFGVIGYTSLGVRDYPSVDNPVISVRCGFPGANADVIETQITEPLEAAVNGIPGIRAISSTSRDGSSSINIEFNLEVDLETAANDVRDKVSGAMRRLPQDVDPPVVEKSDADAQPIFTVTLQSESRDIIDLSEYAEVNFKERLQTISGVSSVGVWGSKRYSVRMRMDPILLAAYKITPLDVRQAVSRENVELPSGMVEGSTMELTVRTLGRLRTIEDFNNLIIARSGERIVRFSDIGSAEVDAENTRSILKRNGVPMVSCVIVPQPGANYINIVDDAKRVVEELKRTIPEDIEVGIGFDNTVFIRDSISEVQMTILQAFLLVILIIFLFLRNWRTTLIPIIAIPISVIGAFFIMYIAGFSINILTLLAIVLSIGLVVDDAIVVMENIYTKIERGVPPKEAAIEGSKEIFFAVIATTITLVAVFFPIVFLQGVTGRLFREFSFVIAGAVIISSFVALTFTPMISSKLLKKDAKENRFYRWTEPFFVWLNSVYASSLDKFLKKRWMAVVFLLISFGVIFYLWTTIPSEMAPLEDRSMINVSSTAQEGATYDYMLKYTDDLYGVVREEAPEAENILQMVGMGGRNRSNFSISLVDPLSRNRTQQEIADALSPKVAMLTGARSFVNQQQTFGGRRGGMPVQYVIQAKNLDSLKRIIPVFMSEVAQSEVFSNSDVNLKFTKPELSISIDRDKASLMGVSIQNIAQTLQLSMSEQRIGYFIRNGKQYQIMSQIDQSMRNKPVDLANIYVRNDAGELIQLDNLITMEESSMPPQLFRYNRFVSATVSAALSKGYTLGQGIEEMDKIADRLLNPDDFTTTLSGQSKDFVESTSSLLFAFLLALLLIYLILSAQFESFRDPLIIMFTVPLALFGALLTLKLYGQTMNIFSQIGLIMLIGLVSKNGILMVEFANQRKLAGLDKLAAIRDSAASRFRPILMTSLSTILGILPMVFATGAGAESRVSMGVAVAGGLIFATFFTLYIIPAMYSYISSSNK, from the coding sequence ATGAGTATAAGCAGTACAACCATAAACAGACCGGTACTGGCTACAGTACTAAGCCTTCTGATAGTAATTTTTGGTGTTATCGGATATACATCGCTGGGTGTCAGAGATTACCCCAGTGTGGATAACCCTGTAATTTCTGTCAGGTGTGGATTTCCCGGCGCTAATGCAGATGTTATTGAAACACAGATCACTGAGCCTTTAGAGGCCGCAGTAAATGGTATTCCGGGAATCAGGGCTATCTCCAGCACAAGCCGAGATGGATCAAGTTCAATAAATATTGAGTTTAACCTGGAGGTTGATTTGGAGACTGCTGCAAATGATGTTCGCGACAAGGTGTCAGGAGCTATGAGAAGACTGCCTCAGGATGTAGATCCCCCTGTGGTTGAGAAGTCTGACGCAGATGCTCAGCCAATATTTACGGTAACACTTCAAAGTGAGTCAAGAGATATTATTGACCTTAGCGAATATGCAGAGGTTAACTTTAAGGAGAGACTTCAGACAATAAGCGGAGTAAGCTCTGTAGGTGTCTGGGGATCAAAGAGATATTCTGTGAGAATGAGGATGGATCCCATTCTTCTTGCTGCATACAAAATTACACCACTTGATGTGAGGCAAGCTGTGTCCAGAGAGAATGTCGAGCTTCCTTCAGGTATGGTGGAGGGTTCCACTATGGAGCTTACTGTAAGAACGCTAGGCCGATTAAGAACCATTGAGGATTTTAATAATTTAATAATCGCCAGAAGCGGAGAGAGAATTGTTCGCTTTTCCGACATCGGCTCTGCTGAGGTGGACGCTGAGAACACCAGATCCATTTTAAAGAGGAATGGTGTGCCTATGGTCTCCTGTGTAATAGTTCCGCAGCCAGGTGCAAATTATATAAATATTGTTGATGATGCAAAGAGGGTTGTTGAGGAGCTTAAAAGGACAATTCCTGAAGATATTGAGGTTGGAATTGGTTTTGATAACACAGTGTTTATAAGGGATTCAATAAGTGAGGTTCAGATGACAATTCTTCAGGCTTTTTTACTTGTGATTCTTATTATATTTCTGTTTCTGAGAAACTGGAGGACCACTCTTATTCCAATTATTGCTATTCCTATCTCTGTAATTGGAGCCTTTTTCATAATGTACATAGCAGGCTTTTCAATTAATATTCTAACTCTTCTTGCAATTGTACTCTCGATTGGTCTTGTTGTGGATGATGCAATTGTTGTAATGGAGAACATTTATACAAAGATAGAGAGAGGTGTCCCTCCAAAAGAGGCAGCTATCGAGGGGTCAAAAGAGATATTCTTTGCCGTAATTGCAACGACAATAACATTAGTTGCGGTTTTCTTTCCAATTGTGTTTCTGCAGGGGGTAACAGGCAGACTATTCAGAGAGTTCTCTTTTGTAATAGCTGGTGCTGTGATAATTTCAAGTTTTGTGGCTCTTACATTTACCCCAATGATCTCAAGTAAACTATTAAAAAAGGATGCGAAGGAGAACAGATTCTACAGATGGACTGAGCCCTTTTTTGTATGGCTAAATTCTGTGTACGCCTCATCACTGGATAAGTTTTTGAAAAAAAGATGGATGGCGGTGGTATTTCTGTTAATCTCCTTTGGAGTGATATTTTACCTTTGGACAACCATACCATCTGAGATGGCACCTCTTGAGGACCGATCAATGATAAATGTTTCCAGCACGGCTCAGGAGGGTGCAACATACGATTATATGCTAAAATACACAGATGATTTGTATGGTGTTGTAAGAGAAGAGGCTCCTGAAGCAGAAAATATCCTCCAGATGGTTGGAATGGGTGGCAGAAACAGATCAAATTTCTCGATCTCTCTTGTAGACCCTCTCTCAAGGAATAGAACTCAGCAAGAGATTGCAGACGCCCTCTCTCCAAAAGTTGCAATGCTTACCGGGGCAAGGAGCTTTGTTAATCAGCAGCAGACATTCGGCGGAAGAAGAGGAGGAATGCCTGTTCAGTATGTAATTCAGGCAAAAAACCTGGATTCATTGAAGAGAATTATACCGGTTTTTATGTCAGAGGTAGCCCAAAGCGAAGTCTTTTCAAATTCTGATGTTAATCTGAAATTTACAAAACCGGAGCTTAGTATAAGTATTGACAGGGATAAGGCCTCACTGATGGGAGTCTCCATTCAGAATATTGCTCAGACACTCCAGCTCTCAATGAGTGAGCAGAGGATTGGCTACTTTATCAGAAATGGTAAGCAATATCAGATTATGAGTCAGATTGACCAGAGTATGAGGAATAAGCCTGTGGATCTGGCAAATATTTATGTTAGAAATGATGCCGGTGAATTAATCCAGCTGGATAATCTTATTACTATGGAAGAGAGCAGTATGCCACCTCAGCTTTTCAGGTACAACAGATTTGTGTCTGCTACCGTATCTGCGGCACTTTCAAAAGGTTATACGCTGGGGCAAGGTATTGAGGAGATGGATAAAATTGCAGACAGATTACTCAATCCTGATGATTTCACAACCACTCTGTCAGGTCAGTCTAAAGACTTTGTAGAGAGTACATCCAGTCTTCTGTTTGCTTTTCTTCTTGCACTTTTGCTGATCTACCTTATCCTCTCTGCACAGTTTGAAAGCTTCAGGGATCCGCTGATAATAATGTTTACAGTTCCGCTGGCCCTTTTTGGTGCTCTCCTCACACTTAAACTTTATGGCCAGACAATGAATATCTTTAGCCAGATTGGGTTGATAATGCTAATTGGACTTGTCTCCAAAAATGGTATCCTTATGGTAGAGTTTGCTAACCAGAGGAAATTGGCTGGGCTTGATAAACTGGCTGCAATCAGAGACTCTGCTGCATCAAGGTTCAGACCGATTCTAATGACAAGTCTATCTACAATTTTGGGAATATTACCAATGGTATTTGCAACCGGTGCGGGGGCAGAGAGCCGTGTTTCAATGGGTGTAGCTGTTGCCGGAGGGTTGATATTTGCCACATTCTTTACACTCTATATTATCCCTGCTATGTACTCATATATATCATCTTCAAATAAGTAG
- a CDS encoding efflux RND transporter periplasmic adaptor subunit, producing MKQRQKYILYAAIPIVLAGSIIGYNKLFNKPEINEEPISRPMGEGNRGGGGGGRALPVSVYIAEYMTSDEGKLAIGTLTPNERVDVVSELSGRVTEINFREGELVRKGTILVKLNDDELVAQLVKAEYQYKLIEQRLERQKILLERDAVSREDYDKVLTEFNVLKQDIEQLKIRIEKMKVRAPFDGMIGFRDVSLGAFLQPNTKISTLVDVANLKLEFAIPEKYINDVKSGSSVSFTVEGTGKTFSARVYAVDPQVEVKTRTLMLRARYTNTGLMLKPGMSAKVSFSTTAGANNIYVPNQAVVPDVKGRSVWVMKGGKAELVQVQSGTRTADMLEILGGLERGDTIITTGLMQLRPGIQVSPQTIMN from the coding sequence ATGAAACAGAGACAGAAGTACATCCTTTATGCCGCTATTCCGATTGTGTTAGCCGGGTCAATCATTGGCTACAACAAATTGTTCAATAAACCGGAAATTAATGAAGAGCCCATTTCCCGTCCTATGGGTGAGGGAAACAGAGGGGGAGGCGGAGGAGGAAGAGCTTTGCCTGTATCAGTATATATCGCAGAATATATGACTTCAGATGAGGGTAAACTTGCAATAGGCACTCTTACTCCCAATGAAAGGGTGGATGTGGTTAGTGAACTCTCCGGCAGGGTAACTGAGATTAATTTTCGTGAGGGTGAGCTTGTAAGAAAAGGGACAATACTGGTAAAGCTAAATGATGATGAGCTTGTTGCTCAGCTTGTAAAGGCCGAGTATCAGTATAAACTAATTGAGCAGAGACTCGAGCGTCAGAAGATTCTTCTTGAGAGGGATGCTGTTAGCCGTGAGGATTATGACAAGGTGCTTACTGAGTTTAATGTTTTAAAGCAGGATATTGAGCAGTTGAAAATAAGGATTGAGAAGATGAAGGTAAGGGCCCCTTTTGATGGAATGATTGGTTTCAGAGATGTGAGCCTTGGAGCCTTTCTGCAACCCAATACAAAAATATCTACACTTGTAGATGTGGCAAATCTTAAGCTTGAATTTGCCATCCCTGAGAAATATATTAATGATGTTAAGAGTGGCTCTTCTGTTTCATTTACAGTGGAGGGAACAGGCAAAACTTTCTCTGCCAGGGTTTATGCCGTAGATCCTCAGGTTGAGGTTAAAACAAGAACGCTTATGCTTAGGGCCAGATATACAAATACGGGACTAATGCTTAAACCAGGTATGTCTGCAAAGGTATCTTTCTCAACAACCGCAGGGGCAAATAATATATATGTACCTAATCAGGCAGTGGTGCCGGATGTAAAGGGGCGCTCAGTGTGGGTTATGAAGGGGGGCAAGGCAGAGCTTGTACAGGTTCAGTCAGGAACAAGAACGGCAGATATGCTTGAGATACTCGGCGGACTGGAGAGGGGTGATACAATCATTACCACAGGGCTTATGCAGCTGAGGCCGGGGATTCAGGTATCACCACAAACAATAATGAATTAG
- a CDS encoding 4Fe-4S dicluster domain-containing protein — translation MNTRQLIFPTIVAAIIALLLVPVQVMPERALLVGERLFAGGGWVQIVMASGYSFLLARYMMPRESRSVWRNRSWMLFTLFFYGQLALGIFGDSLFLMTGKLHLPIPAVIIAGPVYRFSSWFMPILFFSAILLAGPAWCSHLCYFGALDSAAARVGAKRKRAGQGSKRRVFRDWMWRWKPILRVGVLMAVVAVALVLRLMRGTGDGAISLFQDSAALWAILFFAIGLLIILLISMRRGIMAHCTVWCPVGTVVNYLKYISPFRFDVKRSECTSCMKCIPACNYAAMNRDSQGKLVIGNGCTYCGDCLTACPHNALEYRFFGMRGDSIERLWIAVTIILHTLFLAIARV, via the coding sequence ATTGCTGGTGCCTGTGCAGGTGATGCCGGAGAGGGCACTGTTGGTGGGTGAAAGGTTATTTGCGGGTGGAGGATGGGTGCAGATTGTGATGGCATCGGGGTATTCATTTTTGTTAGCCCGATATATGATGCCAAGGGAGAGCAGGAGTGTGTGGCGGAACAGATCGTGGATGTTATTTACCCTTTTTTTCTACGGTCAGCTTGCGCTGGGTATTTTTGGGGATTCATTATTTCTGATGACGGGAAAGCTGCATCTGCCTATTCCGGCGGTGATTATTGCGGGGCCTGTATATCGGTTTAGCTCATGGTTTATGCCGATTCTCTTTTTCTCTGCCATTCTGCTTGCGGGTCCTGCCTGGTGCAGCCATTTGTGTTATTTTGGGGCTCTTGACTCTGCTGCCGCAAGGGTGGGGGCAAAGCGAAAGCGAGCCGGACAGGGCTCTAAAAGAAGGGTGTTCAGGGATTGGATGTGGAGATGGAAACCGATACTTAGGGTGGGGGTGCTGATGGCAGTTGTGGCGGTGGCACTGGTGCTTCGGCTTATGAGGGGAACGGGCGATGGTGCCATAAGCCTCTTTCAGGACTCTGCAGCACTCTGGGCGATACTCTTTTTTGCTATTGGTCTGTTGATTATTCTGTTGATTTCTATGAGGCGGGGGATTATGGCTCACTGCACAGTGTGGTGTCCGGTGGGGACGGTGGTAAACTATTTGAAATATATCTCTCCTTTCAGGTTTGATGTAAAGAGGAGCGAGTGTACATCCTGTATGAAGTGTATTCCTGCCTGCAACTATGCTGCTATGAACAGGGATTCTCAAGGAAAGCTTGTTATTGGTAATGGTTGTACCTATTGTGGTGACTGTCTTACAGCTTGTCCTCACAATGCTCTTGAGTACAGATTCTTTGGGATGAGGGGCGATAGTATCGAGAGGCTGTGGATTGCGGTAACAATCATACTTCACACTCTGTTTCTTGCCATTGCCCGGGTTTAA
- the moaC gene encoding cyclic pyranopterin monophosphate synthase MoaC — translation MSEDTNSKNGKMLTHTDEKGRANMVDVGAKPVSARKATARGRILLSPETIALIRENGLKKGDLLTVAQIAGIMAAKKTPELIPLCHQLNLNKADVKITVQDDGVTAEGFASCNGNTGVEMEALTAVSVALLTIYDMCKAVDKNMIITNIELLSKSKEEIK, via the coding sequence ATGTCAGAAGATACAAATTCTAAAAACGGCAAAATGCTCACCCATACAGACGAAAAGGGGCGTGCAAACATGGTGGATGTGGGGGCCAAACCTGTATCGGCAAGAAAGGCGACAGCAAGGGGGAGGATACTACTTTCACCTGAAACCATAGCACTTATCAGGGAGAACGGGCTGAAAAAGGGAGACCTGCTAACAGTAGCCCAGATTGCCGGAATAATGGCTGCCAAAAAGACCCCTGAACTGATTCCACTCTGCCATCAGTTAAATCTTAATAAGGCCGATGTCAAAATCACCGTCCAGGATGACGGAGTCACTGCCGAGGGGTTCGCCTCATGCAACGGCAATACCGGAGTAGAGATGGAGGCGCTGACAGCTGTATCGGTAGCGCTGCTTACCATTTACGATATGTGCAAGGCGGTGGATAAAAACATGATAATAACCAACATTGAACTCCTCTCAAAGAGCAAAGAGGAGATTAAATAG
- a CDS encoding TolC family protein: MTTKFKTFSLAIAFALITPLSAQNSRNIEYLTLEGCIERALEANYSIIISGNNLEISRNNVTLAPFLPTISASSRQSANSGVQRNINEAGDRVKSTASGNSVINGANLNWRLFDGLSMFATRDKQEELLRQGEYNFRAVSENLVMKISSQYFNIISLQNRFKLLNEVASISKERYEQALIKYNIGSGSGLEQMQAKIYLNSDSSSLLQATENIKNAYIELFKLMNIPLDSKYAIKDTIISEPQLDVAHLLSNADKNNTTLLALRAGEEVASLDTRIAKASRYPVIDLSAGYNYNFNQSGYYPSRYNESNGLNWGFSLSVPIFSGNEINRRVKNAKIQQENARLTYEQERQELMSELHQLYNIYQYHLRMIEFEEENREAALLNLEAARERYRLGSLSGIEFRDIQLSYLNSADRRLNAIYQAKISEITLHLMAGELFN, from the coding sequence ATGACAACCAAATTCAAAACATTTTCACTTGCAATTGCCTTTGCATTAATAACCCCACTATCCGCACAAAACTCCAGAAATATTGAATATCTAACTCTGGAGGGGTGTATTGAGAGGGCATTGGAGGCAAACTATTCAATAATAATATCCGGGAATAACCTTGAAATTTCCAGGAATAATGTTACTCTGGCACCTTTTCTGCCAACAATCTCTGCCAGCTCCAGGCAGAGTGCAAACAGCGGAGTTCAAAGGAATATAAATGAGGCTGGAGATAGGGTAAAATCTACTGCTTCAGGAAATTCTGTTATTAATGGTGCAAATTTGAACTGGCGCCTTTTTGACGGCCTTTCAATGTTTGCAACAAGAGATAAACAGGAGGAGCTGCTTAGACAGGGAGAGTATAATTTCAGAGCTGTCTCTGAAAATCTTGTTATGAAGATTTCTTCCCAATATTTCAATATTATTAGTTTGCAGAACAGGTTCAAACTCCTCAATGAGGTAGCCTCTATTTCAAAGGAGCGGTATGAACAAGCTTTAATAAAGTATAATATTGGAAGTGGCTCAGGTCTTGAGCAGATGCAGGCAAAGATCTATCTTAACAGCGACTCCTCATCTCTGCTTCAGGCTACCGAAAATATAAAGAACGCATACATTGAACTCTTTAAACTAATGAACATACCATTAGATTCAAAATATGCAATAAAGGATACAATTATATCCGAGCCACAACTTGATGTAGCCCATCTTCTAAGTAATGCAGACAAAAATAACACAACTCTTTTAGCCCTGAGGGCAGGAGAGGAGGTGGCAAGTCTGGATACCAGAATCGCAAAAGCATCACGCTATCCTGTTATTGATCTCTCTGCCGGATATAACTATAACTTTAACCAGAGTGGGTACTACCCATCCAGATATAATGAATCCAACGGCCTTAACTGGGGCTTTTCACTTTCTGTCCCAATATTTTCAGGTAACGAAATAAACAGAAGGGTGAAAAATGCAAAAATTCAGCAGGAGAATGCAAGACTCACTTATGAGCAGGAGAGGCAGGAGCTTATGAGTGAACTCCATCAACTTTATAATATATATCAATATCATTTAAGGATGATTGAGTTTGAAGAGGAGAACAGAGAGGCTGCGCTTCTTAATCTTGAGGCAGCAAGAGAGAGATACAGACTTGGGTCACTATCCGGAATTGAGTTCAGAGATATTCAGCTCTCATATCTCAACTCTGCAGACAGAAGATTAAACGCAATTTATCAGGCTAAAATTTCTGAAATTACTCTTCACTTGATGGCCGGTGAACTGTTTAATTAG
- a CDS encoding radical SAM protein, which yields MMYDPLKRAITYLRISVTDRCNLRCTYCMPEEGIPLVDHSEILTFNEIEEFTRVAVSSGVNKVRITGGEPLVRKGITELVRRLASIEGITDLSMTTNGQLLSQFAEELAKAGLMRINISLDTADPDRYREITRGGDINKVFDGIEAAKSAGLLPIKLNCVVNSDRNEPDAQSVLKFAQERALSGINGIEVRFIKMMDLHTGSFGIVDGGDGGDCPRCNRVRLTANGLVKPCLFSDLGYSIREYGAEKALEMAVKNKPAKGSHNDTGKFYNIGG from the coding sequence ATGATGTATGATCCGCTCAAAAGAGCAATAACATATCTCAGAATCTCCGTTACAGACAGATGCAACCTTAGGTGTACATACTGTATGCCTGAAGAGGGGATTCCCCTTGTTGACCACAGTGAGATTCTGACATTTAACGAAATTGAGGAGTTTACAAGAGTTGCTGTCTCAAGTGGAGTTAATAAAGTGCGGATTACAGGCGGTGAGCCGCTGGTTAGAAAAGGGATTACGGAACTTGTTCGCAGACTGGCCTCAATTGAGGGAATTACTGACCTCTCAATGACTACAAACGGGCAGCTGCTCTCTCAATTCGCAGAGGAACTTGCAAAAGCAGGGCTTATGAGAATAAATATAAGTCTTGATACTGCAGATCCTGACAGGTACAGAGAGATTACCAGAGGCGGAGATATAAACAAAGTTTTTGATGGAATTGAGGCGGCAAAGAGTGCCGGGCTTCTACCTATCAAACTTAACTGCGTTGTAAATAGTGACAGAAACGAGCCTGATGCTCAAAGCGTACTAAAGTTTGCTCAGGAGAGAGCTCTTTCAGGTATAAACGGAATTGAGGTGAGATTTATAAAGATGATGGATCTCCATACCGGCTCGTTTGGTATAGTTGACGGCGGAGACGGCGGAGACTGCCCAAGGTGCAACAGAGTAAGGCTTACGGCAAACGGATTGGTAAAACCCTGCCTCTTCAGCGACCTTGGATACAGCATAAGAGAGTACGGAGCAGAGAAGGCTCTTGAGATGGCTGTAAAAAACAAACCGGCAAAGGGCTCCCATAATGATACCGGAAAATTCTATAATATAGGCGGATAA
- a CDS encoding RNA methyltransferase, which produces MSKFRKLLNSELGRISANEYSSADKMPVIIVLDNVRSQHNIGAAFRSADAFAAEKIILCGICATPPSAEIHKSALGAENTIPWEYFEESTDAVKRLKAEGYEAISVEQTENSIMLNDIKLDRDRRYALIFGNEVKGVSQEVVDMSDTVLEIPQHGTKHSINVSVSIGVVLWEFSKHIGRNQ; this is translated from the coding sequence ATGAGCAAATTCAGAAAATTACTTAACAGTGAGCTTGGCAGAATCTCAGCAAATGAGTATTCTTCAGCAGATAAGATGCCGGTAATAATAGTACTGGACAATGTGAGAAGCCAGCACAATATTGGCGCTGCCTTCAGGAGTGCCGATGCATTTGCCGCAGAGAAAATAATACTTTGCGGGATTTGTGCCACTCCACCATCTGCTGAAATACACAAATCTGCGCTTGGAGCAGAAAACACAATTCCCTGGGAGTATTTTGAGGAGAGCACTGATGCCGTAAAGAGGCTAAAAGCAGAGGGGTATGAAGCTATATCAGTTGAGCAAACTGAAAACTCTATAATGCTAAACGATATTAAACTTGACAGAGACAGAAGGTACGCTCTGATTTTTGGAAACGAGGTTAAAGGGGTTAGTCAGGAGGTTGTTGACATGAGTGACACTGTTCTTGAAATACCACAACACGGAACAAAACACTCAATAAATGTATCTGTCAGCATAGGTGTTGTTCTCTGGGAGTTTTCCAAACACATTGGGAGGAACCAATAA